In Mycobacterium tuberculosis H37Rv, a single window of DNA contains:
- the fadD32 gene encoding long-chain-fatty-acid--AMP ligase FadD32 (fatty-acid-AMP synthetase (fatty-acid-AMP synthase)), which produces MFVTGESGMAYHNPFIVNGKIRFPANTNLVRHVEKWAKVRGDKLAYRFLDFSTERDGVARDILWSDFSARNRAVGARLQQVTQPGDRVAILCPQNLDYLISFFGALYSGRIAVPLFDPAEPGHVGRLHAVLDDCAPSTILTTTDSAEGVRKFIRARSAKERPRVIAVDAVPTEVAATWQQPEANEETVAYLQYTSGSTRIPSGVQITHLNLPTNVVQVLNALEGQEGDRGVSWLPFFHDMGLITVLLASVLGHSFTFMTPAAFVRRPGRWIRELARKPGETGGTFSAAPNFAFEHAAVRGVPRDDEPPLDLSNVKGILNGSEPVSPASMRKFFEAFAPYGLKQTAVKPSYGLAEATLFVSTTPMDEVPTVIHVDRDELNNQRFVEVAADAPNAVAQVSAGKVGVSEWAVIVDADTASELPDGQIGEIWLHGNNLGTGYWGKEEESAQTFKNILKSRISESRAEGAPDDALWVRTGDYGTYFKDHLYIAGRIKDLVIIDGRNHYPQDLECTAQESTKALRVGYAAAFSVPANQLPQTVFDDSHAGLKFDPEDTSEQLVIVGERAAGTHKLDHQPIVDDIRAAIAVGHGVTVRDVLLVSAGTIPRTSSGKIGRRACRAAYLDGSLRSGVGSPTVFATSD; this is translated from the coding sequence ATGTTTGTGACAGGAGAGAGTGGGATGGCGTACCACAACCCGTTCATCGTGAATGGAAAGATCAGGTTCCCAGCCAACACCAACCTGGTTCGTCACGTCGAAAAGTGGGCGAAGGTTCGTGGCGACAAGCTGGCCTACCGGTTCCTGGACTTTTCCACCGAACGAGACGGTGTCGCGCGCGACATCTTGTGGTCTGACTTCAGCGCGCGCAACCGTGCGGTGGGAGCCCGCCTGCAGCAAGTCACCCAGCCGGGTGACCGCGTCGCCATCCTGTGCCCGCAGAACCTGGACTACCTCATCTCCTTCTTCGGCGCCCTCTACTCCGGCCGCATTGCGGTGCCGTTGTTCGACCCGGCCGAGCCGGGGCACGTCGGTCGGTTACACGCGGTGCTCGACGACTGTGCCCCGTCGACGATCCTGACCACCACCGACTCCGCCGAAGGGGTCCGCAAGTTCATCCGGGCCCGATCGGCCAAGGAGCGCCCGCGCGTCATTGCCGTCGACGCGGTGCCCACCGAAGTCGCCGCCACCTGGCAGCAGCCCGAGGCCAACGAGGAAACCGTCGCGTACTTGCAGTACACGTCGGGTTCCACCCGCATACCGAGCGGCGTGCAGATCACCCATCTGAACCTGCCCACCAATGTGGTGCAGGTGCTCAATGCCCTGGAAGGACAGGAAGGCGACCGCGGGGTCAGCTGGCTCCCGTTCTTCCACGACATGGGTCTGATCACGGTGCTGCTGGCGTCGGTGCTAGGCCACAGCTTCACCTTTATGACGCCCGCGGCGTTCGTGCGGCGGCCCGGTCGCTGGATCCGCGAGCTCGCCCGCAAGCCCGGAGAAACCGGTGGCACCTTCTCTGCGGCGCCGAACTTCGCATTCGAACACGCCGCGGTGCGCGGTGTGCCTCGAGACGACGAGCCGCCGCTGGACCTGAGCAACGTCAAGGGCATCCTCAACGGCAGCGAGCCGGTGTCGCCGGCGTCGATGCGCAAGTTCTTCGAAGCATTTGCGCCGTACGGTTTGAAGCAGACCGCCGTCAAGCCGTCCTATGGGCTAGCGGAGGCCACGCTGTTCGTCTCGACCACGCCGATGGACGAGGTGCCCACCGTGATCCACGTGGACCGCGACGAGCTGAACAACCAGCGGTTCGTTGAGGTGGCCGCCGATGCACCCAACGCCGTCGCCCAGGTCTCTGCGGGCAAGGTCGGGGTCAGCGAATGGGCGGTCATCGTCGACGCCGACACGGCCAGCGAACTGCCGGACGGACAGATCGGTGAGATCTGGCTGCACGGCAACAACTTGGGTACCGGTTATTGGGGCAAAGAAGAAGAGTCCGCCCAGACCTTCAAGAACATCCTCAAATCGCGGATCAGCGAGTCGCGCGCCGAGGGCGCCCCAGACGACGCGCTGTGGGTGCGTACCGGCGACTACGGCACCTACTTCAAGGACCACCTCTACATAGCCGGCCGGATCAAGGACCTCGTCATCATCGACGGCCGCAATCACTACCCACAGGATCTCGAGTGCACGGCGCAGGAGTCGACCAAGGCGTTGCGGGTTGGCTACGCGGCGGCCTTCTCGGTTCCGGCCAACCAGCTTCCTCAGACAGTGTTCGACGACTCGCACGCCGGGCTGAAATTCGACCCCGAGGACACCTCCGAGCAGCTGGTGATCGTCGGCGAACGGGCGGCCGGCACGCATAAGCTCGACCACCAGCCCATCGTCGATGACATCCGGGCGGCCATCGCCGTCGGGCATGGGGTGACCGTGCGTGACGTCCTGCTGGTGTCGGCCGGCACGATTCCGCGAACCTCCAGCGGCAAGATCGGCCGCCGCGCCTGCCGTGCGGCCTACCTCGACGGCAGCCTGCGCAGTGGCGTGGGTTCCCCGACGGTCTTCGCCACTTCGGACTGA
- a CDS encoding membrane protein (A core mycobacterial gene; conserved in mycobacterial strains (See Marmiesse et al., 2004 PMID:14766927).): MAKNSRRKRHRILAWIAAGAMASVVALVIVAVVIMLRGAESPPSAVPPGVLPPGPTPAHPHKPRPAFQDASCPDVQMISVPGTWESSPQQNPLNPVQFPKALLLKVTGPIAQQFAPARVQTYTVAYTAQFHNPLTTDNQMSYNDSRAEGTRAMVAAMTDMNNRCPLTSYVLIGFSQGAVIAGDVASDIGNGRGPVDEDLVLGVTLIADGRRQQGVGNQVPPSPRGEGAEITLHEVPVLSGLGLTMTGPRPGGFGALDGRTNEICAQGDLICAAPAQAFSPANLPTTLNTLAGGAGQPVHAMYATPEFWNSDGEPATEWTLNWAHQLIENAPHPKHR, translated from the coding sequence GGCGTAAGCGCCACCGAATCCTTGCCTGGATAGCGGCGGGCGCGATGGCGTCCGTCGTAGCGCTGGTCATCGTGGCCGTGGTGATCATGCTGCGCGGCGCCGAATCGCCGCCCAGCGCGGTGCCGCCAGGAGTTTTACCACCGGGGCCCACCCCAGCACATCCGCACAAACCCCGACCGGCCTTCCAGGATGCGTCCTGCCCCGACGTGCAGATGATCTCGGTTCCCGGAACCTGGGAGTCATCGCCGCAGCAGAACCCACTGAATCCGGTGCAGTTTCCGAAGGCGTTGCTGCTCAAGGTAACTGGGCCGATCGCCCAGCAATTCGCACCCGCCCGGGTGCAGACCTACACAGTTGCCTACACGGCCCAATTCCACAATCCGCTGACCACGGATAATCAGATGTCGTACAACGACAGCCGGGCAGAGGGCACCCGCGCGATGGTGGCAGCGATGACCGATATGAACAACAGGTGCCCGTTGACCAGCTATGTGCTGATCGGGTTTTCGCAGGGCGCGGTGATCGCGGGCGACGTGGCTAGCGATATCGGCAACGGCCGGGGACCCGTGGACGAGGACCTAGTACTAGGCGTGACGCTGATCGCCGACGGTCGTCGTCAGCAGGGGGTGGGTAATCAGGTCCCGCCTAGCCCGCGCGGCGAAGGCGCCGAGATCACCCTGCACGAAGTCCCAGTGTTGTCCGGGCTTGGTTTGACTATGACCGGCCCGCGGCCGGGCGGTTTTGGTGCGCTCGACGGCCGGACCAACGAGATCTGCGCCCAGGGCGACCTGATCTGTGCGGCCCCGGCACAGGCGTTCAGTCCCGCCAACTTGCCGACTACGCTGAACACCCTGGCCGGCGGCGCCGGCCAGCCGGTCCATGCTATGTATGCGACACCCGAATTCTGGAATTCCGATGGAGAACCGGCGACCGAGTGGACGTTGAACTGGGCGCATCAACTTATCGAAAATGCGCCCCACCCCAAACATAGGTGA